The following proteins come from a genomic window of Pseudomonas sp. J452:
- a CDS encoding diguanylate cyclase, with amino-acid sequence MEFLLTQYPRRPRLLLVDDQRINIQALYALFREQCDVFMATSGEQALQQCQKQLPDLILLDVVMPDMDGHAVCRQLKADPLTQHIPIIFITAQKSEADEVKCFELGAVDFISKPINPVIVQARVRTQLTLKLQSDLLRTQALLDGLTGVANRRRFEEELQNDWRQCLREQSALSVILLDIDHFKAYNDHYGHQRGDSTLRQVAQALAATLCRPYDLLARYGGEEFVCLLPGTGLAGAVAVAQKMEEQVRKLGLEHQGSSVAKVVTISLGVVSLVPGVGMDPQALVAAADAQLYEAKRGGRAQVSSSAGCALEPGRA; translated from the coding sequence ATGGAATTTTTGCTGACGCAGTATCCCCGGCGCCCCAGGTTGCTGCTGGTCGACGACCAGCGCATCAATATTCAGGCTTTGTATGCACTGTTTCGCGAGCAGTGCGATGTGTTTATGGCCACCAGTGGCGAGCAGGCGCTGCAACAGTGCCAGAAACAGCTGCCGGATCTGATCCTGCTCGATGTGGTGATGCCCGATATGGATGGCCATGCCGTGTGTCGGCAGCTCAAGGCCGACCCGCTGACTCAGCACATTCCGATTATTTTCATCACTGCGCAGAAAAGCGAAGCCGATGAGGTGAAATGTTTCGAGTTAGGCGCCGTGGACTTCATCAGTAAGCCGATCAACCCCGTGATTGTCCAAGCGCGGGTGCGCACCCAGCTGACCCTGAAGCTGCAGAGTGATCTGCTGCGTACCCAGGCCCTGCTCGATGGCCTGACCGGGGTGGCCAATCGCCGACGCTTCGAGGAAGAACTGCAGAATGATTGGCGCCAGTGCCTGCGCGAGCAGTCAGCGCTGTCGGTGATCCTTCTGGATATTGACCATTTCAAGGCCTACAACGACCACTACGGCCATCAGCGTGGCGATAGCACTCTTCGACAGGTGGCCCAAGCGCTGGCAGCAACCCTGTGCCGCCCCTATGACCTGTTGGCCCGTTATGGCGGTGAGGAGTTCGTCTGTTTGCTACCCGGCACAGGGTTGGCCGGCGCGGTGGCCGTTGCGCAAAAGATGGAAGAGCAGGTGCGCAAACTCGGGCTTGAGCACCAGGGCTCGTCGGTAGCCAAGGTGGTGACCATTTCGCTGGGTGTGGTCAGTCTGGTGCCGGGGGTTGGGATGGACCCGCAGGCCTTGGTGGCCGCCGCGGATGCCCAACTGTACGAGGCCAAACGTGGCGGGCGTGCGCAAGTCAGCTCAAGCGCCGGGTGTGCGCTTGAGCCCGGAAGGGCTTAA
- a CDS encoding putative bifunctional diguanylate cyclase/phosphodiesterase, whose translation MRCSGKSPSAWHNRRGRWTRSAARGGDEFIILLPEVSGFDAVGDFAERLLATIGVPFSFQASRYDLSASIGISVFPDDSEDVESLYRHADAAMYQAKLDGRNRCRFFSAEIESSTRGRHLLEQHLRSALERGVFEVFYQAKVDVERGIVIGMETLVRWRNGAGELISPADFIPLAEETGLIIPIGKYVLLQACQDAQTLNLQGQSIAVSVNISAVQFREESFLPMVKGILLESGLPPELLELEITEGVLARDVDNTRDSLLELKRMGVRVAIDDFGTGYSSLAYLKRFPIDVLKIDQSFVRDMLTDRSDSAIIEAIVKLGQALGLELVAEGVETQEQANALHANGCTVMQGYLYSRPIPFEQLCEFLRSGLGAFAKPSG comes from the coding sequence ATGCGCTGCTCAGGGAAGTCGCCGAGCGCCTGGCACAATCGTCGCGGGCGGTGGACACGGTCAGCCGCCAGGGGGGGTGACGAGTTCATCATCCTGTTGCCCGAGGTGAGCGGCTTCGATGCGGTAGGCGACTTTGCCGAACGCTTGCTGGCAACCATCGGCGTGCCATTTTCCTTCCAGGCCAGTCGCTATGACCTGTCGGCCAGTATCGGCATCAGCGTATTTCCTGACGACAGCGAGGATGTCGAATCGCTTTACCGCCATGCGGATGCGGCCATGTACCAGGCCAAGCTCGATGGGCGCAATCGCTGCCGTTTCTTCTCCGCGGAAATCGAAAGCAGTACCCGCGGCCGCCATCTGCTCGAGCAGCACTTGCGCAGCGCCCTGGAGCGCGGCGTGTTTGAAGTGTTCTATCAGGCCAAGGTTGACGTCGAGCGCGGCATTGTCATCGGCATGGAGACTCTGGTGCGCTGGCGCAACGGCGCCGGGGAATTGATCTCCCCGGCCGATTTCATTCCGTTGGCCGAGGAGACCGGTCTGATCATCCCGATTGGCAAATATGTACTGCTGCAGGCTTGCCAGGATGCGCAGACGCTCAACCTGCAGGGGCAGAGCATTGCCGTCAGCGTCAATATTTCCGCCGTGCAGTTTCGCGAGGAGTCATTCCTGCCGATGGTCAAAGGCATTCTGCTTGAGTCTGGGCTACCGCCGGAGTTGCTGGAGTTGGAAATTACCGAAGGGGTGCTGGCCAGGGATGTCGATAACACCCGTGATTCCCTGCTGGAACTCAAACGGATGGGTGTGCGCGTGGCAATCGATGATTTTGGTACGGGCTACTCAAGCCTGGCCTACCTCAAGCGCTTTCCTATTGATGTACTGAAAATCGACCAGAGCTTTGTGCGTGACATGCTCACCGACCGTAGCGATTCGGCGATCATCGAGGCCATCGTAAAGCTTGGTCAGGCGCTGGGCCTTGAATTGGTGGCCGAGGGGGTCGAGACCCAGGAACAAGCCAATGCGCTGCACGCTAATGGTTGCACGGTGATGCAGGGATATTTGTACTCTCGACCCATTCCGTTCGAGCAATTGTGCGAATTTCTCCGCAGCGGGCTGGGGGCGTTCGCCAAGCCGTCTGGTTAG
- a CDS encoding PAS domain S-box protein yields the protein MSVRVNKSFSVLAGSRVALLTLLLGLLLSALAAFFLAQHNQRESMAAVSAAAEQVADAVVRRLTLYQYGLRGARGSIVIASDSESGISRAKFQRYSQTRDIATEFPGARGFGFIRRVKPADEASFLAQARADGKADFAIRQLTPHEGERYVIQYLEPMAPNLAAIGLDIASEANRREAALAALQSGEVRLTGPITLVQAVGKPLQSFLILMPIYQSAQTPATQAEREATAIGWSYAPLLTEEVLVGLLPNSDASHVSLSDITATGSAAPFYSSEEPESGEDEEVSAQVERSVFGRRWQIEFSAHHPFIRALNQSSPRLLLIGGGLFSLLLASLVGLFSVSRQRQRLVVAEQAKLAAIVESSADGIIGKTLEGVVTSWNQGAEQLFGYRAEEALGRRLAELVVPAERHSEEVDILARLTRGERVMSFDTQRLHKDGHTLAVSVTVSPILNGQGQVVGASKTVRDISAQKAAEAQIRALNNSLEDQVVARTRELDELNVLLGSVLRAASEVSIIASDAEGIIRVFNSGAEHLLGYSADELLGRSTPAVLHVPEEVAARGRELSEEYAQPVEGFRVFVHKPELEGSETREWTYVRKDGTQFPVSLVVTAMRDDDGMVSGYLGIAVDITERKAAEQELAASVATMRAILRTAVNPVITLDVAGNVLSFNPAGEALFGYTREELFGQPLYQLTAEESRDELAGYLATINESSAPGSGSSKELTGLRQDGTVFPMQMSIGAMASAAQAQFVCIITDISELQRQRSELTTVRDQLLMAADVAELGIWSWNLADNALQWNERMYEMYGQPLSLRDEGLEYQHWYSRVHPEDVEAAASNLQAAVEGRGIYDAVFRVVRPDGSCCIVQAGAQIERDSQGVALRVTGINRDITSQRTLEASLRHAKEEADAASAAKSSFLANMSHEIRTPMNAVLGMLRLVQNTELNARQFDYVSKAESAGKALLGLLNDILDYSKIEAGKMRLDLHPFELEALMRELATILGGNQGDKDVEVIFDLDTDLPATLLGDSLRLQQVLINLAGNALKFTQHGQVVVRVEQVRRDADQVRLRIEVADSGIGISSEQLTQIFQGFTQAEASTTRRYGGTGLGLVISKRMVQLMGGELQVASVLGEGSRFWFEIDLSVVAAPELREEYSVIGRDLRLLIVDDNPVAGDLLQHTILDLGWQADLVRSGLEAIERVKQLADGRGYDVILMDWRMPDMDGLSAAKLLRQQGPVEHLPLVIMITAYGHEVLADACQEGNAPFSGFLTKPVTPRLLSETIQACLAGKLVLPGGQTQQPAANTLQPLLGLRLLVVEDNVLNRQVASELLQGEGALIEVAEGGLQGVRMATATPDAFDLVLMDIQMPDIDGFEATRRIRALPGFAQLPIVAMTANASQADKEACRASGMNDHVAKPIDLEKLIAVVLAQVGRALPPVEAVAMPVSEDVGLLEPTHTILARFGGNLQLICSVLANFGPQLHAQLDKLRSLTGFGDVAASGAVLHALKGSASTMGARALAARAAELEQLCSAEPQQAAALLADAGVVEELYRLLDASVALLGEQFPAMVNSVAAEVVAELDGTSLRELLREIINLLDAGNLEALGRVDALLEQTPHAQRSSFVCLSALVQSLDFAEASKAAKGLLETI from the coding sequence GTGTCAGTGCGAGTGAATAAATCTTTCAGCGTTTTAGCGGGCAGTCGGGTTGCTTTGCTCACCTTGCTACTGGGGTTGTTATTAAGTGCGCTGGCTGCATTTTTCCTGGCGCAGCACAACCAGCGCGAATCCATGGCTGCCGTGAGTGCCGCTGCCGAGCAGGTGGCCGATGCCGTGGTGCGACGGTTGACCCTGTATCAGTACGGCTTGCGAGGTGCCCGGGGCTCTATTGTCATCGCCAGTGATAGCGAAAGCGGCATCAGTCGTGCCAAGTTCCAGCGTTACAGCCAGACCCGTGATATTGCGACAGAGTTTCCGGGAGCCCGCGGTTTCGGCTTTATTCGCCGGGTTAAGCCGGCGGACGAGGCGAGCTTTCTGGCCCAGGCACGCGCCGACGGCAAGGCCGACTTTGCCATTCGCCAGCTGACCCCGCATGAGGGTGAGCGCTATGTGATCCAGTACCTGGAGCCGATGGCGCCCAACCTGGCGGCCATCGGCCTGGATATTGCGTCGGAAGCCAACCGGCGGGAAGCCGCGCTGGCGGCGCTGCAATCCGGCGAGGTACGCCTGACCGGGCCGATTACCCTGGTACAGGCTGTGGGCAAACCACTGCAGTCCTTCCTGATCCTGATGCCGATCTACCAAAGTGCGCAGACACCAGCCACGCAGGCCGAGCGTGAGGCTACTGCCATCGGCTGGAGTTATGCGCCACTGCTGACCGAAGAGGTATTGGTCGGTCTGCTGCCTAACTCAGATGCCAGCCATGTGAGCTTGAGTGATATCACCGCGACAGGTTCGGCTGCGCCCTTCTACAGCAGCGAAGAGCCGGAGTCCGGCGAGGACGAGGAGGTTTCAGCACAGGTCGAGCGCTCAGTGTTCGGTCGGCGCTGGCAGATCGAGTTTTCCGCCCATCACCCGTTCATCCGCGCGCTTAACCAGTCCTCGCCACGCCTGCTGCTAATCGGCGGGGGGCTGTTCTCGCTATTGCTGGCCTCGCTGGTTGGCCTGTTCAGTGTCAGTCGTCAGCGCCAACGCCTGGTGGTGGCCGAGCAAGCCAAACTGGCGGCGATTGTCGAGAGTTCGGCGGATGGCATCATCGGTAAGACGTTGGAGGGAGTGGTTACCAGTTGGAACCAGGGCGCCGAGCAGTTGTTTGGTTACCGCGCCGAAGAGGCCCTGGGACGACGGCTGGCCGAGCTGGTGGTGCCGGCGGAGCGGCACTCTGAAGAGGTAGATATTCTGGCGCGCCTGACACGTGGCGAGCGCGTGATGAGTTTCGATACCCAGCGACTGCACAAGGATGGTCATACCCTTGCGGTGTCGGTCACCGTATCGCCGATTCTAAATGGTCAAGGGCAAGTGGTTGGTGCCTCCAAGACGGTTCGCGACATTTCGGCGCAAAAGGCCGCGGAGGCGCAGATTCGGGCGCTCAACAACAGCCTGGAAGATCAGGTGGTAGCGCGCACCCGCGAACTGGATGAGCTTAATGTGTTGCTTGGCAGCGTGCTGCGCGCCGCGTCCGAGGTGTCCATTATTGCCTCTGACGCTGAGGGCATCATCCGCGTGTTCAATAGCGGTGCCGAGCATCTGCTGGGCTATAGCGCTGACGAATTGCTGGGTCGCAGTACACCGGCTGTGCTGCATGTGCCAGAGGAAGTGGCGGCCCGCGGCCGCGAGTTGAGCGAGGAGTATGCGCAGCCGGTAGAAGGTTTTCGCGTGTTCGTGCACAAACCGGAACTTGAGGGTTCTGAAACCCGTGAGTGGACCTATGTGCGTAAGGATGGCACGCAGTTCCCGGTGTCGCTGGTGGTAACCGCCATGCGTGATGACGATGGCATGGTCAGCGGTTACCTGGGCATCGCCGTGGATATCACCGAGCGTAAGGCTGCCGAGCAGGAGTTGGCTGCTAGTGTGGCAACCATGCGGGCGATCCTGCGCACTGCGGTGAATCCGGTGATCACCCTCGATGTGGCGGGTAACGTGCTGTCGTTCAACCCCGCGGGTGAGGCCTTGTTTGGTTATACCCGTGAAGAGCTGTTTGGCCAGCCGCTATACCAGTTGACTGCCGAAGAGTCGCGCGACGAGCTGGCGGGCTACCTTGCGACCATTAACGAGAGCTCAGCACCAGGCAGCGGCAGTAGCAAGGAGCTGACTGGCCTGCGCCAGGATGGCACGGTCTTCCCTATGCAGATGTCGATTGGGGCGATGGCGAGCGCGGCGCAAGCTCAGTTCGTCTGCATCATCACCGATATTTCCGAGCTGCAGCGCCAGCGTAGTGAGCTGACCACGGTACGCGATCAGTTGTTGATGGCTGCAGACGTGGCCGAGTTGGGCATTTGGAGCTGGAACCTGGCTGACAACGCGTTGCAGTGGAATGAGCGCATGTACGAAATGTACGGTCAGCCATTAAGCCTGCGTGACGAAGGGCTGGAGTACCAGCACTGGTACTCGCGGGTGCATCCGGAAGATGTCGAGGCGGCGGCAAGCAATCTGCAGGCTGCCGTGGAGGGGCGCGGGATCTACGATGCGGTGTTCCGTGTGGTGCGCCCCGATGGCAGTTGCTGCATCGTCCAGGCGGGCGCGCAGATAGAACGAGATAGCCAAGGCGTGGCTCTGCGGGTGACCGGGATCAACCGCGATATCACCTCCCAGCGCACCCTGGAGGCCAGCCTGCGACATGCCAAGGAGGAGGCCGATGCGGCCAGCGCGGCGAAGTCGTCCTTCCTGGCCAACATGAGCCATGAGATTCGCACGCCGATGAATGCGGTGCTGGGCATGCTGCGGCTGGTGCAGAACACGGAGTTGAATGCGCGTCAGTTTGACTATGTGAGCAAGGCCGAATCCGCAGGCAAAGCCTTGTTGGGGCTGCTCAACGACATTCTCGACTACTCCAAGATCGAGGCGGGAAAGATGCGTCTCGACCTGCATCCGTTTGAGCTTGAAGCGCTGATGCGTGAGCTGGCCACCATCCTCGGTGGTAATCAGGGCGACAAGGATGTCGAGGTGATCTTTGATCTGGATACCGACCTGCCAGCTACCCTGCTTGGCGACAGCCTGCGTCTGCAGCAGGTACTGATCAACCTGGCGGGCAATGCCCTCAAATTCACTCAGCATGGCCAGGTGGTGGTGCGGGTCGAGCAGGTACGGCGCGATGCCGACCAGGTGCGTCTGCGCATTGAAGTGGCCGACAGTGGCATCGGTATCAGCTCCGAGCAGCTGACGCAGATTTTTCAGGGCTTTACCCAGGCCGAAGCATCGACCACTCGCCGCTACGGCGGTACCGGACTTGGGTTGGTGATTTCCAAGCGCATGGTGCAGCTGATGGGAGGGGAGTTGCAGGTAGCCAGTGTGCTGGGGGAGGGCAGTCGTTTCTGGTTCGAAATCGATCTTAGCGTGGTAGCGGCCCCCGAGTTGCGCGAGGAATACAGCGTGATTGGGCGCGATCTGCGCCTGCTAATTGTCGATGACAATCCGGTTGCAGGGGATCTGTTGCAGCACACCATACTGGATCTGGGCTGGCAGGCTGATTTGGTCAGAAGCGGTCTTGAGGCAATCGAGCGGGTCAAACAACTAGCGGATGGCCGCGGTTACGATGTAATCCTGATGGACTGGCGCATGCCCGATATGGATGGCCTGAGCGCCGCAAAGTTGTTACGCCAGCAAGGTCCGGTCGAGCATTTACCGCTGGTTATCATGATCACTGCCTACGGCCATGAGGTGCTGGCAGATGCTTGTCAGGAAGGCAATGCCCCGTTTTCCGGTTTCCTGACCAAGCCCGTTACCCCCCGGCTGTTGAGCGAGACGATACAAGCCTGCCTGGCTGGCAAGCTGGTATTGCCGGGAGGGCAAACGCAGCAGCCTGCAGCTAACACGCTACAGCCTCTGCTGGGCCTGCGCTTGTTAGTGGTTGAGGATAATGTCCTGAACCGGCAGGTGGCGTCTGAGCTGTTGCAAGGCGAGGGGGCCTTGATCGAAGTGGCCGAGGGTGGCCTGCAAGGCGTACGCATGGCCACTGCCACGCCAGATGCCTTCGACCTGGTGTTGATGGATATCCAGATGCCCGACATCGATGGCTTCGAGGCGACCCGGCGCATCCGGGCCTTGCCGGGTTTTGCCCAACTGCCGATCGTAGCCATGACCGCCAATGCCTCGCAGGCCGACAAAGAGGCGTGTCGGGCCAGCGGCATGAATGATCATGTGGCCAAACCCATTGATCTGGAAAAACTGATTGCGGTGGTGCTGGCTCAGGTGGGGCGTGCGCTGCCACCGGTTGAGGCTGTCGCGATGCCAGTGTCCGAAGATGTTGGTCTGCTGGAACCGACCCATACCATCCTGGCGCGCTTTGGCGGCAACCTGCAGTTGATTTGCAGCGTGCTGGCCAACTTTGGGCCGCAGTTGCACGCCCAACTCGACAAGCTGCGCAGTCTTACAGGCTTTGGTGATGTAGCCGCGAGCGGTGCCGTGTTGCATGCCCTCAAGGGCAGCGCCAGTACCATGGGCGCCCGTGCTTTGGCGGCGCGCGCCGCGGAGCTGGAGCAGCTGTGCAGCGCTGAACCACAGCAAGCCGCCGCCCTACTGGCCGACGCAGGGGTTGTCGAAGAGCTCTATCGGTTGCTGGATGCCAGTGTGGCGCTGCTTGGCGAACAGTTCCCAGCTATGGTCAATAGTGTGGCAGCGGAAGTTGTTGCAGAGCTTGATGGCACAAGCCTGAGGGAGTTACTGCGCGAAATCATCAACCTGCTGGACGCAGGTAATCTTGAGGCACTGGGGCGGGTCGATGCGCTGCTGGAGCAAACACCGCATGCGCAGAGGTCGTCCTTTGTATGCTTGTCGGCCCTGGTGCAAAGTCTGGATTTTGCGGAGGCTAGCAAGGCCGCGAAAGGGTTGCTTGAGACCATCTGA
- a CDS encoding diguanylate cyclase domain-containing protein, with protein MRSKAFNPESVILIVEDQPIDARVLSEAVRGLADIYLAADGHSALEMARQCRPDVVLLDIEMPGINGFEVCKALKADPKLCDAAVIFVTSHTQQDNELRALEHGGIDFIQKPLNVAVARAHVKAHIALRKEAKKLANHDALTGLPNRTLLQDRTEQALQKARRSHGRVAMLLLDLDNFKGINDSVGHSIGDALLREVAERLAQSSRAVDTVSRQGG; from the coding sequence ATGCGCAGCAAGGCGTTCAATCCAGAGTCGGTCATTCTGATCGTCGAAGACCAACCCATCGATGCGCGGGTGTTGAGCGAAGCTGTGCGCGGTCTGGCCGATATCTACCTGGCTGCCGATGGCCACAGTGCGCTGGAGATGGCCCGCCAGTGCCGGCCGGATGTCGTGCTGCTGGATATCGAAATGCCTGGCATCAACGGTTTCGAGGTGTGCAAGGCACTCAAGGCTGACCCCAAGCTGTGCGATGCCGCAGTGATCTTCGTAACCTCGCATACCCAGCAAGACAACGAACTGCGTGCGCTTGAGCATGGCGGCATCGATTTTATTCAGAAACCACTCAATGTCGCTGTGGCCAGGGCCCACGTGAAGGCCCACATCGCCTTGCGCAAAGAGGCGAAAAAGCTCGCCAACCACGATGCCCTGACCGGCCTGCCGAACCGCACACTGCTGCAGGATCGCACAGAGCAGGCCTTGCAGAAGGCCCGGCGCAGTCATGGCCGGGTGGCGATGCTGCTGCTCGATCTGGATAACTTCAAGGGCATCAACGACTCGGTCGGCCACTCGATCGGCGATGCGCTGCTCAGGGAAGTCGCCGAGCGCCTGGCACAATCGTCGCGGGCGGTGGACACGGTCAGCCGCCAGGGGGGGTGA
- a CDS encoding YMGG-like glycine zipper-containing protein, which yields MKRFSLLCLGLAVAAGAAQVQAETVVPLNGQSSQQVQADIDACRSSATTSSSSSGPSGQRLRGAAVGAAAGAAGAQVRGNQHDEVYDRVDDDVKQEYRQDRAKETAVAGMVVGGSRERRDRRDERRDDSTSTGQVDSAAYTSCLQGRGYQVSP from the coding sequence ATGAAAAGGTTTTCATTGCTTTGTCTGGGCCTTGCCGTGGCGGCAGGGGCTGCCCAGGTCCAGGCCGAAACGGTGGTACCCCTGAACGGCCAGAGTTCCCAGCAGGTCCAGGCGGATATTGACGCCTGCCGCAGTTCGGCCACCACTTCGAGCAGCTCAAGCGGGCCGTCCGGTCAGCGCCTGCGTGGTGCCGCGGTGGGGGCTGCCGCCGGGGCGGCGGGAGCGCAGGTGCGCGGCAACCAGCATGACGAGGTGTACGACCGCGTCGATGACGATGTGAAGCAGGAGTATCGGCAGGATCGGGCCAAGGAAACCGCAGTGGCGGGTATGGTGGTCGGCGGCTCGCGCGAGCGCCGTGATCGCCGGGACGAGCGCCGGGACGACTCGACCAGCACGGGTCAGGTCGATTCGGCGGCCTATACCAGCTGCCTGCAGGGGCGGGGTTATCAGGTCAGCCCCTGA
- the plsB gene encoding glycerol-3-phosphate 1-O-acyltransferase PlsB: protein MTRSPLRRLVFGALRRVLYLWVRSETINQSAFTLKLDRSKPVFYVLQQPSASDLAVVDTECSKAGLPRPVLPVAIGEQIEPAAFFYLTPEPGWFGGHDKRGAPPALVRTLAALDRNAVDDAQIIPVSVFWGQSPDRETSPWKLLFADSWAVTGRLRKLVSILILGRKTRVQFSAPIHLRELLAQDKGLQRTQRMAQRILRVHFRNQKAAVIGPDVSHRRNLVKGLIHGPQVRQAILDEVEREKISMEKAEAQALRYGNEIASDYTYTAIRFLELVLSWFWNKLYEGIQVNHIDAVREVAHGHEVIYVPCHRSHIDYLLLSYLLFRNGLTPPHIAAGINLNMPVIGGLLRRGGAFFMRRTFKGNPLYTAVFNEYLHTLFSRGFPVEYFVEGGRSRTGRMLQPKTGMLAITLRSFLRSSRLPVVFVPVYIGYERVLEGRTYLGELRGAAKKKESIFDIFKVISAIRKQRFGSVWVNFGEPIKLAEFLDAEQPDWRSQDYGTQFRPDWLNSTTNRLGERVAQHLNEAAAVNPVNLVGLALLSTSKLALDEKSLVRVLDLYLALLRQVPYSPHATLPEGDGAALIRYVQSMDLLAEQKDALGKIFYLDEQNAVLMTYYRNNVLHIFALPALLASFFQSSSRMSREQILRYTTALYPYLQSELFIRWSREELEGVVDQWLAAFVEQGLLRQEDDVYIRPAPSSRQFVLLTLLARAIVQTLQRFYMATALLSNAGQNVLSAEELENLCVVMAQRLSILHGLNAPEFFDKSLFRHFIQTLLDEGVLRQDSAGKLSHHPQLDGLAEGAAKRVLPAEIRLSIRQVALEREDDKHETL from the coding sequence ATGACCCGCTCGCCTTTACGCCGCCTCGTTTTTGGTGCCCTACGCCGTGTGCTCTACCTCTGGGTGCGCTCGGAAACCATCAACCAGTCCGCCTTCACCCTCAAGCTCGACCGTAGCAAGCCAGTGTTCTACGTGCTGCAGCAGCCTTCGGCGAGCGACCTGGCAGTGGTCGACACGGAATGCAGCAAGGCCGGCCTGCCGCGCCCGGTGCTGCCGGTGGCGATCGGCGAGCAGATCGAACCTGCCGCGTTCTTCTATCTGACCCCCGAGCCGGGCTGGTTTGGCGGGCATGACAAGCGCGGCGCCCCGCCGGCGCTGGTGCGCACCCTGGCCGCCCTCGACCGCAACGCGGTGGACGACGCGCAGATCATTCCGGTCAGCGTGTTCTGGGGCCAGTCGCCGGACCGCGAGACCAGCCCGTGGAAGCTGCTGTTCGCCGACAGCTGGGCGGTCACCGGACGCCTGCGCAAGCTGGTCAGCATCCTGATCCTCGGCCGCAAGACCCGCGTGCAGTTCTCCGCGCCGATCCACCTGCGCGAACTGCTGGCCCAGGACAAGGGCCTGCAGCGCACCCAGCGTATGGCCCAACGCATCCTGCGCGTGCACTTCCGCAACCAGAAGGCGGCGGTAATCGGCCCAGACGTGTCGCACCGACGCAACCTGGTCAAGGGCCTGATCCACGGCCCGCAGGTACGCCAGGCGATCCTCGACGAGGTCGAGCGCGAGAAGATCAGCATGGAAAAAGCCGAGGCCCAGGCCCTGCGCTACGGCAACGAGATCGCCTCGGACTACACCTACACCGCCATCCGCTTCCTCGAACTGGTGCTGAGCTGGTTCTGGAACAAGCTGTATGAAGGCATCCAGGTCAACCATATCGACGCCGTGCGTGAAGTCGCCCACGGCCATGAGGTGATCTATGTGCCCTGCCACCGCAGCCACATCGACTACTTGCTGCTGTCCTACCTGCTGTTCCGCAACGGTCTGACTCCGCCGCACATCGCCGCCGGGATCAACCTCAATATGCCGGTGATCGGCGGCCTGCTGCGCCGCGGTGGCGCCTTCTTCATGCGCCGCACCTTCAAGGGCAACCCGCTGTACACCGCGGTGTTCAACGAATACCTGCACACCCTGTTCAGCCGCGGTTTCCCGGTGGAGTACTTCGTCGAGGGCGGGCGCTCGCGCACCGGGCGCATGCTGCAGCCGAAGACCGGCATGCTGGCCATCACCCTGCGCAGCTTCCTGCGCTCCAGCCGCCTGCCGGTGGTGTTTGTGCCGGTCTACATCGGCTACGAGCGCGTACTGGAAGGCCGCACCTACCTGGGCGAGCTGCGCGGCGCGGCGAAGAAGAAGGAGTCGATCTTCGATATCTTCAAGGTCATCAGCGCCATCCGCAAACAGCGCTTCGGCAGCGTCTGGGTCAACTTCGGCGAGCCGATCAAGCTAGCTGAGTTCCTCGATGCCGAGCAGCCGGACTGGCGCAGCCAGGACTACGGCACGCAGTTCCGCCCAGACTGGCTGAACAGCACCACCAACCGCCTCGGCGAGCGCGTGGCGCAGCACCTCAACGAGGCCGCGGCGGTCAACCCGGTCAACCTGGTCGGCCTGGCCCTGCTCTCCACCAGCAAGCTGGCGCTCGACGAGAAGAGCCTGGTGCGGGTGCTCGACCTCTACCTGGCGCTGCTGCGCCAGGTGCCCTACTCGCCCCACGCGACCCTGCCGGAAGGCGATGGCGCCGCGCTGATCCGCTACGTGCAGAGCATGGACCTGCTGGCCGAGCAGAAGGATGCGCTGGGCAAGATCTTCTATCTGGACGAGCAGAACGCCGTCCTGATGACCTACTACCGCAACAACGTGCTGCACATCTTCGCCCTGCCGGCGCTGCTGGCAAGCTTCTTCCAGAGCAGCTCGCGGATGAGCCGCGAACAGATCCTGCGCTACACCACGGCGCTGTACCCGTACTTGCAGTCCGAGCTGTTCATCCGCTGGTCACGAGAGGAGCTGGAAGGCGTGGTCGACCAGTGGCTGGCGGCCTTCGTCGAGCAGGGCCTGCTGCGCCAGGAAGACGATGTGTACATCCGCCCGGCACCGAGCTCGCGCCAGTTCGTCCTGCTCACCCTGCTCGCTCGCGCCATCGTGCAGACCCTGCAGCGCTTCTACATGGCCACCGCCCTGCTGAGCAACGCCGGGCAGAACGTGCTGTCGGCCGAGGAGCTTGAGAACCTCTGCGTGGTCATGGCCCAGCGCCTGTCGATCCTGCATGGCCTGAATGCTCCGGAGTTCTTCGACAAGAGCCTGTTCCGCCACTTCATCCAGACCCTGCTCGACGAAGGCGTGCTGCGCCAGGACAGCGCCGGCAAGCTCAGCCACCATCCGCAGCTGGATGGGCTGGCCGAGGGCGCGGCCAAGCGCGTGCTACCGGCGGAGATTCGCCTGTCGATCCGCCAGGTCGCGCTGGAGCGTGAAGACGACAAGCACGAAACGCTCTGA